A DNA window from Aspergillus nidulans FGSC A4 chromosome I contains the following coding sequences:
- a CDS encoding uncharacterized protein (transcript_id=CADANIAT00007509) produces the protein MAGRASSGSQSSVAEQTNDRQEYLTIAWPAGLLGYCVNLSGIDSNHQIQISQHDNVCIVKNELLAVLITYSAPNLHRHCPLLEMLRSPVTVSPERSASRPPLPRSSSDFDDDPDRPGSSGSDASSVISNATAFQTTPHRRDRDRDREPDPSYSPRTVLRTPPTETSAAASASAQGPGHPPTSFMPHHDPTSRKPSGRVYPSDLHKRSRHHSQGFFEPSLPTASSSDATLSASRIAAQAAMQSQGQHSSSTIPQVPPKRAVQGHGSDNGSGSVSPPPPIPASQPQRPGSAGSPYQNSNATTGGHGVGQAAATTAANHVFPRLPPPGVEAHPNEREHKKTEKEKSKMKLFSKPKHIGISRDKDFKDRGLPSPNKISGLTRIVSASATNLADIYPSNNSSMYSLSNASASTVVPADKPSVPEKEKDKEKDKEKDKEKAHRHHHFLSRQKLKLKDLKDKDDHYNLPLSSAASNSRPSDPNAPQSLYSFTPASPSATTTSFSKSVGGLDLLHGGRALRDKKKEEKTLAEEQPEWLANSTVAGAATAGFAGPSSLGSTGGFLTEAVVRETLQGFGLHNMSPEDAWDFLKAKLLVIFDGEDVRIAIEDLNKLVIIHIQRCVQRRTPTAIVDDLRGLLEAGFATLNHTLNGVPDDKLVPHLVQIWMLMNIREAKNFWSLALDGEYPGCELEVRNLVLIAFRDMVIINRYDNLKATFSRLSLDSIKLGNSALSVTTKSSNNSNNGRPTTSASFDGGFGSYSSQSSTFLNTAGSFSSESPGYNRSRATSNTSSNPDQLIFQSFSSPSQRPTIIHRANNASDTSHVITETVGRMLQCMSVLASVQTNDTAQERIETLSKDLKHNWLGRGRTGRDRRGFVGTKIRPPIVAQASDNSTDSNMDELSSKRLQQELSVL, from the exons ATGGCGGGGCGAGCTAGCAGCGGGAGTCAGTCCAGTGTTGCGGAGCAGACAAACGATCGACAGGAATACCTAACGATCGCCTGGCCGGCTGGTCTTCTAGGCTACTGTGTTAATCTCTCTGGAATAGATTCGAATCATCAGATCCAAATCAGTCAACATGACAATGTCTGCATAGTGAAGAATGAACTCCTTGCTGTCTTGATTACATACTCAGCCCCGAACCTCCACCGGCACTGCCCGCTGCTGGAAATGCTGCGCTCCCCCGTCACCGTCTCTCCAGAGCGCTCAGCCTCTCGACCACCGCTCcctcgttcctcttctgacTTCGATGACGACCCAGACCGTCCAGGCTCCTCCGGAAGTGATGCCTCGTCGGTGATCTCAAATGCGACTGCATTCCAAACCACCCCTCATCGccgcgaccgcgaccgcgaccgcgaaCCGGATCCGTCCTACTCCCCTCGTACCGTTCTTCGGACACCACCCACCGAAActtcagccgcagcctcagcctcagcgcAAGGCCCAGGGCATCCCCCGACTTCATTCATGCCGCATCATGATCCTACGAGCAGAAAGCCGTCTGGACGAGTCTACCCGTCGGACCTGCACAAGCGCTCGCGGCACCACTCGCAGGGGTTCTTCGAGCCGTCCCTGCCCACGGCTTCGTCATCTGACGCGACGCTTTCAGCGTCTAGGATAGCAGCTCAGGCTGCTATGCAAAGCCAGGGTCAGCATTCGTCTTCTACGATCCCTCAGGTTCCTCCGAAACGGGCTGTGCAGGGACATGGTTCAGACAACGGGTCAGGATCGGTCTCACCACCTCCCCCGATTCCGGCTTCCCAGCCGCAGAGACCCGGGTCTGCAGGCTCGCCATATCAGAACTCGAATGCCACTACCGGAGGGCATGGTGTAGGGCAGGCTGCGGCGACGACGGCTGCCAACCATGTCTTTCCACGGCTACCGCCGCCGGGAGTGGAAGCACATCCTAATGAGCGAGAACATAAGAAGActgagaaggagaagtcGAAAATGAAGCTTTTTTCGAAGCCGAAGCATATTGGCATCAGTCGTGATAAGGACTTTAAGGACAGGGGACTCCCGTCACCGAACAAGATTTCCGGGCTGACACGGATAGTCAGTGCGTCTGCGACGAATCTTGCGGATATCTATCCGTCGAATAACTCGTCTATGTATAGCCTGTCGAATGCATCGGCGAGCACTGTTGTACCGGCTGATAAGCCTTCGGTAcctgagaaagagaaagacaaGGAAAAGGACAAAGAAAAGGACAAGGAAAAGGCCCACCGGCATCATCATTTCTTGTCGcggcagaagctgaagctgaaggatTTGAAAGATAAAGATGATCATTACAACCTGCCGCTCTCTTCTGCGGCGAGTAACTCCAGACCGTCAGACCCTAATGCTCCGCAGTCACTATACTCTTTCACTCCGGCTTCCCCGAGTGCTACTACTACTTCTTTCAGCAAGTCTGTAGGCGGGTTGGATCTATTACATGGTGGGCGAGCGCTCcgcgacaagaagaaggaagagaagacgCTTGCAGAAGAACAGCCGGAATGGTTGGCGAATTCGACAGTCGCTGGGGCAGCTACTGCAGGGTTTGCTGGGCCGTCATCGTTAGGAAGTACTGGGGGCTTCCTCACTGAGGCTGTTGTACGGGAAACGTTACAAGGCTTTGGTCTTCATAATATGAGTCCTGAAGATGCATGGGACTTCTTAAAAGCAAAACTGTTGGTGATTTTCGACGGCGAAGATGTTCGCATTGCAATTGAGGATCTGAACAAACTAGTGATCATCCATATTCAGCGCTGCGTGCAGAGGCGTACGCCGACAGCTATAGTCGACGATCTACGCGGGCTGCTGGAAGCTGGCTTTGCCACCTTGAACCATACCCTCAACGGCGTACCGGATGATAAGCTGGTGCCCCATCTCGTGCAGATCTGGATGCTA ATGAACATACGAGAAGCAAAGAACTTCTGGAGCCTCGCGCTAGATGGGGAATATCCCGGTTGCGAGCTCGAAGTCCGCAACCTCGTTCTTATCGCCTTCCGCGACATGGTCATCATCAACCGCTACGATAACCTCAAAGCCACCTTCTCCCGCTTGAGCCTTGACAGCATCAAGCTCGGCAACTCCGCCCTTAGCGTAACAACGAAAAGCAGTAATAATAGCAATAACGGCCGCCCTACGACCTCCGCATCCTTCGACGGCGGGTTTGGCAGTTACAGTTCCCAATCATCCACCTTCCTAAATACAGCCGGCAGCTTTTCTTCGGAATCCCCAGGATACAACCGCAGTCGTGCTACCTCCAACACCTCCTCAAACCCCGACCAACTCATCTTccaatccttctcttccccttctcaaCGGCCCACGATTATCCACCGCGCAAACAACGCATCAGATACATCTCACGTCATCACCGAGACAGTCGGCCGCATGCTCCAGTGCATGAGTGTCCTCGCAAGTGTGCAGACCAACGATACTGCGCAGGAACGAATTGAGACACTCAGCAAAGATCTCAAGCATAACTGGTTGGGACGCGGCCGGACAGGAAGAGATAGGCGTGGTTTTGTGGGGACGAAGATTCGCCCGCCGATCGTTGCACAGGCGAGCGATAACTCTACTGATTCTAATATGGACGAGTTGAGTTCCAAGAGGTTGCAGCAGGAGTTGAGTGTTTTGTGA
- a CDS encoding putative vacuolar morphogenesis protein AvaB (transcript_id=CADANIAT00007510) yields MLSAFTARPLVELKPRDKSRIEAVLAYGDRVLVGLNNGNLRVYRVNEVEIEAEHDADPPPTQNNGNGHDAGYGGSRPPTQNGNGDNGTNNPVAKAKRTDLLRELEKFSRYKIEQLAIIKEAKLLVSLSGGYVSIHDLQTYELQEQLTRTKGAVAFAVTSNIVNDPETGVPSIVSRLAVAVKRKIMLWSWRDMELENDTAELTLVSGIKTLTWVSGTRLVAGLSSNFVLVDIEMKTVTDLVGPGSIGGLGGQETGRLAGVGVASMSYIGIGGSAPKPLATRLSEGQILLAKDINTQFTDIDGNSLGRRQIPWSSAPADIGYSYPFLLALHDSMKGILEVRNPETLSLLQSISLPSASTMHIAQPTISLAHAGKGFLVASDRIIWRMEALGYDSQIDSLVEKGYLDEAISLAGMLEDALLKNKEGRIREIKLEKAEGMFRLRRYLESMELFTEVSAPPETVIQLYPRIIAGDLTSISEEDELEGSMTESQSKLPDSQAQAEGNGSEETTPIKALNHTPSMMSFLRSRDEGSGSDSGSVRGKPEEARLEKPLTGKDLKLAVRELQAYLADVRRRFQRFLNPDGSLKIDPQTHAAKDEYTDSVMKLLDVGEDDEDYDLGEKLREKARLVDTTLFRVYMYATPSLAGSLFRIANFCDPEVVMEKLEETGRHNDLIDFLYGKKMHRQALELLRKFGQSESEEETAPQLHGPKRMVAYLQHLPPEHIDLILEFSEWPIREDPDLGMEIFLADTENAETLPRQKVLDFLQGIDDKLAVRYLEHVIGELNDLTPDLHQRLAVLYLNRLQKHQNSKDGFATEDEYKFWREKLITMLKTSDQYSPSKILARLDRDDPEFFEARAILFSKMGQHRQALEIYVFKLEDYVKAEEYCNHLHRTEDTPTPSGPAAEYSALAPSDDEPSIYHTLLSLYLTPPHGYKPQYAPALDILARHGSRLPANSALDLIPESLPVHELEFYFKGRMRAANTILNESRITANLLKVQTIKTRAELLVGEGTDGRSSRSRHVTITEERVCSVCHKRIGGSVINVFPEAGLSFLIPRIVRLPKDSLFLLLRTPFTGLVYLLPCSSRRLMHRHQPLPLRSSLPPWLHSLTIGGPGLQLFSCPPPYVRSKTN; encoded by the exons ATGCTCTCCGCATTCACTGCTCGGCCTCTCGTCGAGCTCAAACCGCGAGACAAGTCGCGGATCGAAGCTGTCCTCGCATACGGCGATCGGGTCCTCGTCGGACTGAATAACGGAAATTTACGGGTCTACCGCGTTAACGAAGTCGAAATTGAAGCTGAACACGATGCGGATCCTCCTCCCACCCAGAACAACGGCAACGGCCATGACGCAGGTTACGGCGGAAGTCGGCCGCCCACACAGAATGGGAACGGGGATAACGGCACGAATAACCCGGTAGCAAAAGCGAAACGTACAGATCTACTCCGTGAATTGGAGAAGTTTTCTAGGTACAAGATCGAGCAACTGGCGATAATTAAGGAGGCGAAGCTCCTGGTCTCCCTGTCGGGCGGATATGTCTCCATTCACGATTTACAAACCTATGAACTCCAGGAGCAACTTACACGGACCAAAGGTGCCGTAGCTTTCGCCGTGACATCAAATATCGTCAATGATCCTGAGACTGGTGTTCCGTCGATTGTATCGCGACTTGCGGTTGCGGTTAAGAGAAAGATAATGCTATGGTCGTGGAGGGACATGGAACTCGAGAATGATACCGCAGAATTAACACTCGTCAGTGGTATAAAGACGCTTACGTGGGTCTCTGGTACGAGACTGGTGGCCGGACTAAGCTCGAATTTTGTGCTGGTAGATATTGAGATGAAAACTGTTACGGATTTGGTTGGCCCAGGGAGCATCGGCGGTCTTGGGGGCCAGGAAACAGGGCGACTTGCGGGTGTCGGAGTCGCTAGTATGAGTTACATTGGAATAGGCGGTTCTGCGCCGAAACCGCTGGCCACACGGCTGAGCGAGGGACAGATATTGTTGGCCAAGGACATTAACACGCAGTTTACTGATATCGATGGAAATTCGTTGGGTCGACGACAAATTCCCTGGAGCAGCGCGCCGGCCGATATTGGGTATTCGTATCCATTCTTGCTTGCCCTGCATGATTCTATGAAGGGGATCTTAGAGGTTCGGAACCCGGAAACTCTGTCGCTGCTCCAGTCTATTTCTCTGCCTTCCGCAAGCACTATGCACATTGCTCAACCTACCATAAGCCTCGCGCATGCCGGCAAGGGGTTCCTTGTAGCGAGTGACCGAATCATatggaggatggaggctcTCGGATACGACAGCCAGATTGACTCGCTTGTGGAGAAAGGCTATCTTGACGAAGCTATAAGTCTTGCGGGTATGCTTGAAGATGCGCTTCTCAAGAATAAAGAAGGCAGAATACGAGAGATTAAACTCGAAAAGGCCGAGGGAATGTTCAGGCTACGAAGGTACCTCGAATCAATGGAGCTCTTTACAGAGGTCTCCGCACCCCCTGAGACCGTCATTCAACTGTACCCTAGGATTATCGCGGGCGACCTCACGTCTAttagcgaagaagatgaattgGAAGGAAGCATGACAGAGAGCCAATCTAAACTCCCTGATAGTCAAGCTCAGGCTGAAGGAAACGGCTCAGAAGAGACAACACCCATCAAAGCTTTAAATCATACGCCGTCAATGATGTCTTTTCTTCGGAGCCGAGATGAAGGGAGCGGAAGTGACTCAGGCAGCGTCCGTGGAAAGCCGGAAGAGGCACGTCTTGAAAAGCCTCTAACCGGGAAAGATCTCAAACTTGCAGTTCGTGAGCTACAGGCATATCTTGCTGACGTTCGAAGACGATTCCAGCGGTTCTTGAACCCCGATGGCTCACTCAAGATTGACCCGCAAACTCATGCAGCAAAGGACGAATATACGGATTCTGTGATGAAGTTACTCGACGtaggcgaggatgacgaagactaCGACCTTGGAGAGAAGCTTCGCGAGAAAGCAAGACTTGTTGATACAACCCTCTTCAGAGTTTACATGTACGCCACACCTTCTCTAGCAGGCTCGCTCTTCCGCATTGCCAACTTCTGTGACCCAGAAGTGGTCATGGAGAAACTCGAAGAGACAGGCCGGCATAACGATCTCATTGACTTTCTGTACGGAAAGAAGATGCACCGCCAGgctcttgagcttctcaggAAATTTGGCCAGTCTgaatcagaagaagaaacagcgCCGCAGCTTCATGGACCCAAGAGAATGGTCGCGTATCTGCAGCATCTACCCCCGGAGCACATTGACCTTATTCTTGAATTCTCCGAGTGGCCCATCCGGGAGGACCCTGACCTTGGCATGGAAATCTTCCTTGCGGATACGGAGAATGCGGAGACGCTGCCTAGGCAAAAAGTACTTGATTTTCTTCAGGGAATTGACGATAAGCTGGCTGTTCGTTATCTTGAGCATGTTATTGGAGAACTGAATGACTTGACGCCGGATTTGCATCAAAGGCTGGCTGTTTTGTATCTGAACCGGTTACAGAAACACCAAAACAGTAAGGATGGATTCGCAACAGAAGATGAATACAAATTCTGGCGGGAGAAGCTCATTACGATGCTAAAAACGAGCGACCAGTACTCGCCGTCTAAAATTCTGGCTCGTCTGGATCGTGACG ACCCAGAGTTTTTCGAAGCTCGCGCAATCCTATTCAGCAAAATGGGTCAGCACAGGCAAGCACTGGAAATTTACGTATTCAAGCTAGAAGATTATGTCAAAGCAGAGGA ATATTGCAACCATCTCCACAGAACAGAAGATACCCCGACACCGAGTGGACCAGCTGCTGAGTATTCCGCGCTGGCCCCCTCCGACGATGAGCCCTCCATCTACCACACACTGTTGTCATTGTACCTAACTCCGCCTCACGGGTATAAGCCACAATATGCTCCAGCtcttgatatccttgccCGGCACGGATCTCGGTTACCCGCCAATTCTGCATTAGACTTGATCCCTGAATCTCTTCCGGTCCACGAACTCGAATTTTACTTCAAAGGCCGCATGCGCGCAGCAAACACGATTTTGAATGAAAGCCGGATCACGGCAAACTTGCTCAAGGTCCAAACCATCAAAACACGCGCGGAGCTGCTAGTCGGCGAGGGAACGGATGGAAGatcgtcaaggtcaaggcaTGTCACCATTACCGAAGAACGGGTGTGCAGCGTCTGTCATAAAAGAATTGGTGGTAGTGTTATAAATGTATTTCCTGA GGCGGGTCTTTCGTTCTTGATACCCAGGATAGTGAGACTACCCAAGGATTCactatttcttcttcttcggacACCTTTCACTGGCTTGGTGTATCTACTCCCATGTAGCAGCAGGCGGCTCATgcatcgtcatcaaccacttcctctccgtagttctcttcctccttggcTTCATTCTCTGACAATTGGCGGCCCTGGGCTTCAGCTGTTTTCTTGTCCACCTCCATACGTTCGGTCAAAAACAAATTGA
- a CDS encoding bifunctional nucleoside/nucleotide kinase/histidine phosphatase family protein (transcript_id=CADANIAT00007511): protein MSSKTFFASSDDTKICVVMVGLPARGKSLIAGKAMRYLGWVGIPARVFNVGTYRRSATPQPDANFFDPHNSEGEKMRRAAAEAAMTDMIQWFNSGKGVVAILDATNSTRKRRKWIYESCREANIETLFVESICDDEDLIMNNILEVKTTSPDYKGQDPEVAALDFRNRIRNYEKVYEGIGDDENHYTYVKLINVGSTVIINQIKDYLSSRLVYYIQNLHIKPRSIWLSRHGESEYNLTGKIGGDSSISERGEAYARALPGLLKKSGVPPNTKIVIWTSTLKRTIQTARHLAAETGYEKLEWKALDELDSGVCDGLTYEEIAEKYPEDFAARDEDKYNYRYRGGESYRDVVIRLEPIIMELERSENVIIVTHQAVLRCIYSYFLNVAQEQSPWMEVPLHTLIKLTPRAYGTEEQRFKADIPAVSTWRAKGTSAKHQDFPTEMKA from the exons ATGTCGTCCAAGACTTTCTTCGCCAGC TCAGATGACACAAAGATATGTGTCGTTATGGTCGGGTTGCCGGCCAGGGGCAAGAGTCTAATTGCTGGGAAAG CAATGCGATATCTGGGCTGGGTTGGCATCCCAGCTCGTGTATTCAATGTGGGAACATACCGCAGAAGCGCCACGCCACAGCCTGACGCTAACTTTTTCGATCCTCACAACTCAGAAGGGGAGAAGATGAGGCGCGCTGCGGCCGAAGCGGCCATGACAGATATGATCCAGTGGTTCAATTCTGGCAAAGGCGTTGTAGCCATACTCGATGCTACAAATTCAACAAGAAAGCGACGCAAGTGGATTTATGAGTCATGCCGCGAAGCCAACATTGAGACGCTTTTCGTTGAATCAATATGCGACGACGAGGACCTGATCATGAATAACATCCTGGAAGTGAAGACCACGTCTCCAGATTACAAGGGGCAGGACCCCGAAGTTGCAGCGCTAGACTTCCGGAACCGGATTCGAAACTATGAGAAAGTTTATGAGGGGATTGGCGACGACGAGAATCATTACACCTACGTAAAGCTGATTAACGTCGGCTCTACCGTGATCATAAACCAGATCAAAGATTACCTATCAAGTCGGTTGGTCTATTATATCCAAAATCTTCATATAAAGCCACGATCCATATGGCTTTCTCGT CACGGAGAATCGGAATATAATCTGACTGGGAAGATTGGTGGAGATTCCAGCATCTCTGAGCGGGGGGAAGCTTATGCTCGAGCTCTGCCTGGCCTACTGAAGAAATCAGGTGTGCCACCTAATACGAAGATTGTTATTTGGACGTCGACCCTCAAGCGCACAATCCAAACAGCTCGCCACCTTGCCGCCGAAACGGGCTATGAGAAGCTAGAATGGAAGGCCCTCGATGAGCTTGACTCGGGTGTTTGCGATGGTCTCACATatgaggagattgcagaGAAATACCCTGAGGACTTTGCGGCCCGAGATGAGGACAAATATAACTACCGTTATCGCGGAGGCGAGTCTTACCGAGACGTCGTGATTCGCCTTGAGCCGATCATCATGGAGCTGGAACGGAGTGAGAATGTCATTATCGTCACACATCAAGCAGTCTTGCGCTGCATCTACTCATACTTTCTCAACGTCGCCCAGGAGCAAAGCCCATGGATGGAGGTGCCCTTACACACTCTGATCAAGCTCACGCCTCGCGCATACGGAACTGAAGAACAGCGTTTCAAGGCCGACATTCCCGCTGTATCCACGTGGCGGGCTAAAGGAACATCTGCAAAGCACCAAGACTTTCCCACTGAGATGAAGGCGTAA